In Cedecea neteri, a single genomic region encodes these proteins:
- a CDS encoding cyclic di-GMP phosphodiesterase, translating to MSYRNIFSRYFSTPKQIVAFSLLMGLCAALFIGGLTSLALHSKRESAYNLLSRDISNYLDSFFKDLHATADGIQPLTMSECERVSGELTSRAAFNPNVRAFLLVRNGIAYCSSATGNMEMSMDALEPEININKTVDLAIMNGTPMMPGKPVIAAWFLNPLASGRGVFTTLNVNLTPYLVFTSRQQDISSMALVVGNKALTSYSPDVINTDELPPSPTRISVLNGYPIKLYIYGTPWPLEDIQLAILAGLLSGLLSAALCGYFLSVKVRAGKEILTGIKRGQFFVVYQPVVDSQALQMRGIEVLMRWEHPTAGMIPPDAFIGFAEAQQLIVPLTRHLFELIARDAPTLQKVLPAGAKLGVNLAPSHLHSPTFKQDIQAFAASLPPHHFQLVFEITERDMLKEKEAMGIFAWLHEQGFEIAVDDFGTGHSALIYLERFTLDYLKIDRGFVNSIGMETVTAPVLDAVLTLAQRLNMNTVAEGVETPEQAKWLIERGCNFLQGYYFSRPLTLSQLVSWNPSHTLYDELKD from the coding sequence ATGTCTTATAGAAATATTTTTTCGCGCTACTTTAGCACCCCAAAGCAGATAGTCGCGTTTAGCCTGCTGATGGGATTATGTGCCGCATTATTTATCGGCGGGCTAACCAGCCTGGCGCTCCATTCAAAGCGTGAGTCCGCCTATAACCTTCTCTCTCGCGACATCAGCAACTACCTCGATAGCTTCTTTAAAGATCTTCACGCCACCGCCGACGGCATCCAGCCCTTAACCATGAGCGAGTGTGAGAGAGTCAGCGGTGAACTGACTTCTCGTGCGGCTTTTAATCCCAACGTACGAGCATTTTTGCTGGTGCGTAACGGCATAGCCTATTGCTCTTCCGCCACCGGCAATATGGAAATGTCGATGGATGCGCTGGAACCCGAGATCAATATCAATAAAACTGTCGACCTGGCGATTATGAACGGCACGCCAATGATGCCGGGCAAGCCAGTGATTGCCGCCTGGTTTCTTAACCCACTGGCCTCGGGGCGCGGCGTTTTTACCACGCTCAACGTCAACCTCACGCCCTATCTGGTTTTCACCTCTCGTCAGCAGGATATCAGCTCCATGGCGCTGGTGGTGGGCAACAAAGCGCTCACGTCCTATTCACCAGACGTGATAAATACCGATGAACTTCCCCCCTCGCCCACCAGAATCTCTGTTCTTAACGGGTACCCGATTAAACTCTACATTTATGGTACGCCGTGGCCGCTGGAGGACATTCAACTGGCCATTCTGGCCGGATTATTATCCGGGCTGCTGAGCGCTGCGCTGTGCGGTTACTTTCTTTCGGTCAAAGTACGGGCCGGGAAAGAAATTCTTACCGGCATCAAGCGGGGGCAATTTTTTGTTGTTTACCAGCCCGTGGTCGACTCGCAGGCTCTGCAGATGCGTGGCATAGAGGTGCTGATGCGTTGGGAGCATCCAACGGCGGGCATGATCCCCCCGGATGCGTTTATCGGCTTTGCCGAAGCTCAGCAGCTGATTGTGCCTCTCACGCGCCATTTGTTTGAATTGATTGCCCGGGACGCACCCACGCTGCAAAAAGTCCTTCCCGCCGGGGCCAAGCTGGGCGTGAACCTCGCCCCAAGTCATCTTCACTCCCCGACCTTTAAGCAAGACATTCAGGCCTTCGCCGCTTCACTGCCGCCGCACCATTTCCAGTTAGTGTTTGAGATAACCGAACGCGACATGCTGAAAGAAAAAGAGGCGATGGGTATTTTTGCCTGGCTGCACGAGCAGGGATTTGAAATTGCAGTGGATGACTTCGGTACCGGCCATAGCGCCCTGATTTACCTCGAGCGTTTTACGCTGGATTATCTGAAAATTGACCGCGGCTTCGTCAACTCAATAGGCATGGAAACGGTAACAGCGCCGGTGCTGGACGCCGTCCTGACGCTGGCCCAGCGCCTGAACATGAACACGGTGGCGGAAGGGGTAGAAACGCCGGAGCAGGCGAAATGGCTTATCGAACGCGGCTGTAATTTCCTGCAGGGCTATTATTTCAGCCGCCCCCTGACCCTGAGTCAGCTTGTCAGTTGGAACCCCTCCCACACGCTTTATGACGAATTGAAAGACTGA
- a CDS encoding extracellular solute-binding protein, whose amino-acid sequence MLLCLSIFSLTLRAAEINESYSFAVLGEPKYAVNFTQFDYVNPAAPKGGNITLSAIGTFDNFNRFAMRGNPGVRTDTLYDTLFTTSDDEPGSYYPLIAEMARYPSNFAWAEVSINPRARFQDGSAITAEDVAFTFNKFMTEGVPQFRLIYKGATVRAIAPLTVRIELATPSKDRMLGLFSLPVFPEKFWKDHKLSDPLSSPPLSSGPYKITDWKMGQYITYSRVRDYWAANLPVNRGRWNFNTIRYDYYLDDDVAFEAFKAGAFDYRTEVSAKNWATRYTGKNFSNHYIVKDEQKNESAQDTRWLAFNIQRPIFSDRRVREAIGLAFDFEWMNKALFYGAYSRANSYFQNTEYAARGYPDADELMLLAPMKKDLPPEVFTSIYNPPKSDGRGFDRENLLKALSLLKEAGWELKDQKLVNVATGQPFVFELLTGTAGNTQWILPFQRNLQRLGITMNIRQVDNSQLSSRLRSRDYDMMPRLYSAMPYPSPDLQIIWASEYINSSYNAPGVQSPVVDKLIEMIIASQGDKKKLLPLGRALDRVLTWNNYMLPMWYTSADRQAWWNKFSRPAIRPIYNNGFDNWWYDVNKAAKLPADRRQGD is encoded by the coding sequence ATGCTGCTTTGCCTGAGCATTTTTTCCCTCACGCTACGCGCCGCAGAGATAAACGAAAGCTACTCTTTTGCCGTACTGGGCGAACCGAAATACGCCGTCAACTTCACGCAGTTTGATTACGTCAATCCCGCAGCCCCCAAGGGCGGCAATATCACTCTCTCAGCAATTGGCACTTTTGATAACTTCAACCGTTTTGCCATGCGGGGTAATCCGGGCGTTCGCACCGACACGCTGTATGACACGCTGTTCACCACTTCCGATGACGAACCCGGCAGCTATTATCCTTTGATTGCCGAGATGGCCCGCTACCCGTCCAACTTTGCCTGGGCGGAAGTGTCCATTAACCCGCGAGCCCGCTTTCAGGACGGCAGTGCGATTACCGCCGAGGACGTCGCCTTCACCTTCAATAAGTTTATGACGGAAGGCGTGCCGCAGTTTCGCCTGATTTACAAAGGAGCGACGGTACGCGCCATTGCCCCACTCACCGTGCGTATTGAGCTTGCCACGCCGAGCAAAGACCGGATGTTGGGCCTGTTTTCGCTCCCGGTGTTCCCGGAGAAGTTCTGGAAGGATCATAAGCTGAGCGACCCGCTCTCTTCCCCACCGCTTTCCAGCGGGCCGTACAAAATCACCGACTGGAAAATGGGGCAATACATCACCTATTCGCGAGTGCGGGACTACTGGGCGGCAAATCTGCCGGTCAACCGCGGGCGCTGGAACTTTAATACCATCCGCTACGACTATTATCTTGATGATGACGTGGCTTTTGAGGCTTTCAAGGCCGGAGCGTTTGACTATCGCACTGAAGTCTCAGCGAAAAATTGGGCTACGCGGTATACCGGGAAAAACTTCAGCAACCATTACATCGTCAAGGATGAGCAAAAAAACGAATCCGCCCAGGATACCCGCTGGCTGGCGTTTAACATTCAGCGCCCCATTTTCAGCGATCGCCGGGTAAGGGAAGCCATCGGCCTGGCCTTTGATTTTGAGTGGATGAACAAGGCGCTGTTTTATGGCGCTTACAGCCGGGCCAACAGCTATTTTCAGAATACCGAATACGCCGCCCGTGGATATCCGGATGCCGACGAACTGATGCTGCTGGCGCCGATGAAAAAAGATCTCCCGCCGGAGGTTTTCACTTCTATTTATAATCCACCAAAATCTGACGGACGCGGGTTTGACCGGGAAAACCTGCTCAAGGCGCTCAGCCTGCTCAAAGAAGCGGGCTGGGAGTTAAAAGACCAGAAGCTGGTAAACGTAGCCACCGGCCAGCCGTTTGTGTTCGAACTGCTGACCGGCACAGCCGGCAACACGCAGTGGATCCTCCCCTTCCAGCGCAATTTGCAGCGCCTGGGCATTACCATGAACATTCGTCAGGTCGACAACTCGCAGCTTTCAAGCCGCCTGCGCAGCCGCGACTACGACATGATGCCCCGGCTTTACAGTGCGATGCCTTATCCAAGCCCGGATTTACAAATCATCTGGGCATCGGAATACATCAATTCCAGCTATAACGCGCCGGGGGTACAAAGCCCGGTGGTAGACAAGCTCATTGAGATGATTATCGCCAGCCAGGGCGACAAGAAAAAACTGCTGCCGCTGGGCCGCGCCCTCGACCGCGTGCTGACCTGGAACAACTACATGCTGCCGATGTGGTATACGTCAGCCGACCGCCAGGCCTGGTGGAATAAGTTCTCCCGCCCGGCCATCCGTCCAATCTATAACAACGGCTTTGATAACTGGTGGTATGACGTAAACAAAGCGGCGAAGCTGCCTGCCGACCGACGCCAGGGGGACTAA
- a CDS encoding microcin C ABC transporter permease YejB yields the protein MGAYILRRLLLVIPTLWAIITINFFIVQIAPGGPVDQAIAAIQMGHSSGMPGMSNDAMGGGHARTGVGDVTSSQYRGGRGLDPEVIADIVHRYGFDKPLHERYFTMLGDYLRFDFGNSLFRSSSVIKLIKDSLPVSISIGLWSTLIIYLVSIPLGIRKAVSNGSSFDIWSSIFIIIGYAIPAFLFAILLIVLFAGGTYLDWFPLRGLTSANFDALPWYSKITDYLWHITLPVLATVIGGFATLTMLTKNSFLDEIRKQYVVTARAKGLDEKKILYRHVFRNAMLLVIAGFPATFISMFFTGSLLIEVMFSLNGLGLLGYEATISRDYPVIFGTLYIFSLIGLLTNIISDVTYTLVDPRIDFEGRG from the coding sequence GTGGGCGCTTATATTCTGCGGCGTTTGCTGCTCGTCATTCCCACCCTGTGGGCGATAATCACCATCAACTTTTTCATCGTGCAAATCGCACCAGGCGGTCCGGTTGATCAGGCTATTGCGGCCATACAGATGGGCCACAGCAGCGGTATGCCGGGTATGAGTAACGACGCCATGGGCGGCGGCCATGCCCGTACCGGCGTGGGGGATGTCACCAGCAGCCAGTACCGCGGTGGCCGCGGCCTTGACCCGGAAGTCATTGCCGATATCGTGCATCGCTACGGGTTCGACAAACCGCTACACGAACGCTATTTCACTATGCTCGGCGACTATTTACGCTTCGACTTTGGCAACAGCCTGTTCCGTAGCTCCTCGGTGATTAAGCTGATAAAAGACAGCCTGCCCGTTTCCATTTCCATCGGGCTGTGGAGCACCCTGATTATCTATCTGGTGTCGATTCCGCTGGGGATCCGTAAGGCAGTCAGCAACGGCAGCAGCTTTGATATCTGGAGCAGCATCTTCATTATTATCGGCTATGCCATTCCGGCATTCTTGTTTGCCATTCTGCTGATTGTGCTGTTTGCCGGCGGGACTTATCTCGACTGGTTCCCTCTGCGAGGGCTAACGTCGGCCAATTTTGACGCCCTGCCGTGGTACAGCAAAATCACTGACTATCTTTGGCACATCACGCTCCCCGTACTGGCAACGGTTATCGGCGGCTTTGCCACGTTAACTATGCTGACGAAAAACTCCTTTCTCGATGAAATTCGCAAGCAATACGTGGTGACGGCGCGAGCCAAAGGGCTGGATGAGAAAAAAATTCTGTATCGCCACGTCTTTCGTAACGCGATGCTGCTGGTGATTGCCGGGTTCCCGGCAACGTTTATTAGCATGTTCTTCACTGGCTCGCTGCTGATTGAGGTGATGTTCTCCCTTAACGGACTGGGCCTGCTGGGCTATGAAGCCACGATTTCCCGCGACTATCCGGTGATTTTCGGCACCCTTTATATTTTTAGTCTGATTGGCCTGCTGACCAACATCATCAGCGATGTCACCTACACGCTGGTCGACCCCCGTATCGATTTTGAGGGACGAGGATGA
- a CDS encoding microcin C ABC transporter permease yields MSRLSPVNQARWARFRQNRRGYWSLWVFALIFVLSMGAELVANERPLVVSYEGKLWFPALKNYSESDFGGPLSTPADYQDPWLTERLNEKGWILWAPIRFSSNTINYASNLPFPSPPSAQNWLGTDANGSDVLARILYGTRISVLFGLLLTFFSSIIGVLAGAVQGYYGGRIDLWGQRLIEVWSGMPTLFLIIMLSSVVQPNFWWLLGITVLFGWMGLVGVVRAEFLRTRNFDYIRAARAMGVSDWSIMTRHMLPNAMVATLTFLPFILCASITTLTSLDFLGFGLPLGSPSLGELVLQGKNNLQAPWLGISAFLSLAILLSLLIFIGEAVRDAFDPAKAR; encoded by the coding sequence ATGAGCCGCTTAAGCCCGGTAAACCAGGCGCGCTGGGCGCGCTTTCGTCAGAACCGTCGCGGCTACTGGTCGCTGTGGGTCTTTGCGCTGATTTTTGTTTTGAGTATGGGGGCTGAGCTGGTCGCCAACGAGCGCCCGCTGGTGGTGAGTTACGAAGGCAAACTCTGGTTCCCGGCGTTGAAAAACTACAGCGAGAGTGATTTTGGCGGCCCACTGTCTACTCCCGCAGACTACCAGGACCCCTGGTTAACGGAACGCCTGAATGAAAAAGGCTGGATCCTCTGGGCGCCGATCCGTTTTAGCAGCAACACCATCAACTACGCCAGCAATCTCCCTTTTCCTTCACCACCCAGTGCACAAAACTGGCTTGGCACCGACGCCAACGGCAGCGACGTGCTGGCGAGGATCCTCTACGGCACGCGCATTTCAGTGCTCTTCGGGCTATTACTGACCTTTTTCTCCAGCATCATTGGCGTGCTGGCCGGGGCGGTACAGGGCTATTACGGCGGACGCATTGACCTGTGGGGGCAACGGTTGATTGAAGTCTGGTCCGGCATGCCGACGCTGTTTTTGATCATCATGCTTTCCAGCGTGGTGCAGCCCAATTTTTGGTGGCTGCTGGGTATTACCGTCCTGTTTGGCTGGATGGGGCTGGTGGGCGTTGTTCGGGCGGAGTTTTTACGCACCCGCAACTTCGACTATATCCGCGCGGCGCGGGCCATGGGCGTCAGCGACTGGTCCATCATGACCCGGCATATGTTGCCCAACGCCATGGTGGCTACCCTGACCTTCCTGCCGTTCATTCTGTGTGCGTCGATAACGACACTAACCTCGCTGGATTTCCTCGGTTTTGGTCTGCCGCTGGGGTCACCCTCGCTGGGGGAACTGGTGTTACAGGGCAAAAACAACCTTCAGGCACCGTGGCTGGGCATCTCCGCGTTCTTATCTCTGGCCATTTTACTCTCCCTGTTAATTTTTATTGGCGAAGCGGTTCGTGACGCCTTTGATCCGGCTAAGGCGCGCTGA
- the yejF gene encoding microcin C ABC transporter ATP-binding protein YejF, protein MTTPLLAINNLSVAFQQGKNLRQVVDSVSLQVEAGETLALVGESGSGKSVTALSVLRLLPSPPVVYPSGEILFHGKDLLNAPEKTLRGVRGNKIAMIFQEPMVSLNPLHTLEKQLYEVLSLHRGMRPEPARAEILACLDRVGIRNPATRLQDYPHLLSGGERQRVMIAMALLTRPELLIADEPTTALDVSVQAQILQLLQELKQELNMGLLFITHNLSIVKKLADNVAVMRHGKCVEQQPTTDLFSQPQHPYTQQLLNAEPSGDPVPLAADVIPLLKVEDLQVAFPIRRGLLKRTVGHHYGLKNLSFELRPGESLGLVGESGSGKSTTGLALLRLIHSTGAIWFDGQPLHQLNRKQLLPLRRRVQVVFQDPNSALNPRLDVLQIVEEGLRVHHPALNATERKAKVVQALEEVGLQADMLHRYPAEFSGGQRQRIAIARALILQPQLIVLDEPTSSLDRSVQAQILALLKSLQEKHRLAYIFISHDLQVVKALCHQMVVLRQGEVVEQGDCGQIFSAPQSDYTRQLLALA, encoded by the coding sequence ATGACCACTCCGCTTCTCGCTATCAACAATCTTTCCGTTGCTTTCCAGCAGGGCAAAAACCTGCGGCAGGTGGTGGACTCGGTTTCGCTTCAGGTGGAAGCGGGTGAAACGCTAGCGCTGGTCGGCGAGTCCGGCTCAGGCAAGAGCGTGACGGCGCTTTCCGTGCTGCGCCTGCTGCCATCTCCGCCGGTGGTTTATCCCTCCGGGGAAATATTGTTTCACGGTAAAGACCTGCTAAACGCGCCGGAAAAGACGCTGCGCGGCGTGCGCGGTAACAAAATTGCGATGATCTTTCAGGAGCCGATGGTGTCGCTCAATCCCTTGCACACCCTCGAAAAACAGCTGTATGAAGTGCTCTCTTTGCACCGGGGAATGCGGCCTGAACCTGCCCGCGCGGAGATCCTCGCCTGCCTCGATCGCGTGGGCATTCGCAACCCCGCGACCCGGCTTCAGGACTACCCTCACCTGCTGTCCGGCGGCGAACGCCAGCGCGTAATGATTGCGATGGCGCTGCTGACCCGCCCTGAATTGCTGATTGCCGATGAGCCGACGACGGCGCTGGATGTTTCGGTTCAGGCGCAGATCCTGCAGCTGCTGCAAGAGCTAAAGCAGGAGCTGAATATGGGCCTGCTGTTTATCACCCACAACCTGAGTATCGTGAAAAAGCTGGCGGACAATGTGGCGGTGATGCGTCACGGCAAATGCGTGGAGCAACAACCCACCACCGATCTGTTCAGTCAGCCACAGCATCCCTATACCCAACAGTTGCTGAACGCTGAACCGTCAGGCGACCCCGTGCCGCTGGCAGCAGACGTTATTCCCCTGCTCAAAGTTGAGGATCTGCAGGTTGCGTTTCCTATTCGCCGGGGGCTGCTGAAAAGAACGGTGGGCCACCACTACGGGCTGAAAAATCTTAGTTTTGAACTGCGCCCGGGGGAGAGTCTCGGGCTGGTTGGGGAATCCGGATCGGGCAAAAGCACCACCGGGCTGGCGCTGCTGCGATTGATTCATTCCACGGGCGCTATTTGGTTTGACGGCCAGCCGCTCCACCAGCTCAACCGCAAGCAGCTGCTGCCGCTGCGCCGTCGGGTGCAGGTGGTGTTCCAGGATCCTAATTCGGCACTGAATCCACGCCTTGATGTGCTGCAAATTGTAGAGGAAGGCCTGCGGGTGCATCATCCGGCGCTAAACGCCACAGAGCGTAAGGCCAAAGTGGTTCAGGCCCTGGAAGAGGTCGGGCTGCAGGCGGATATGCTCCACCGCTACCCGGCTGAGTTTTCAGGTGGCCAGCGCCAGCGCATCGCTATTGCCAGGGCGTTGATTTTACAGCCGCAGCTTATCGTGCTGGATGAACCTACCTCTTCGCTCGATCGCTCGGTTCAGGCTCAGATTCTGGCGTTACTAAAATCACTGCAGGAAAAACACCGCCTGGCTTATATCTTCATCAGCCATGATTTACAGGTAGTGAAAGCGCTTTGCCATCAGATGGTGGTACTGCGTCAGGGAGAAGTTGTCGAACAGGGAGACTGCGGGCAGATCTTCAGCGCCCCACAAAGCGACTACACGCGTCAGCTTCTGGCGCTCGCCTGA
- a CDS encoding YejG family protein yields MNTIQLSIVHRLPQSYRWLTGFAGSKVEPIPQNAEQDDDCLIGLKLLSPDGEKAWPIMDTLSQALSDIEVDSSVVECEGEPCLFVNLQDELAATCRLKNVGVAIAESFSSHNPF; encoded by the coding sequence TTGAACACCATACAACTGTCCATCGTGCATCGTCTGCCGCAGAGCTATCGCTGGTTGACGGGTTTTGCAGGCTCCAAAGTTGAACCGATTCCGCAAAATGCGGAGCAGGATGACGATTGCCTGATTGGCCTGAAGCTGCTTAGCCCGGACGGGGAAAAAGCGTGGCCGATCATGGATACGCTCAGCCAGGCATTAAGCGATATTGAAGTGGATAGCTCGGTCGTAGAGTGTGAAGGCGAGCCTTGCCTGTTCGTTAACCTGCAGGACGAGCTGGCGGCAACCTGCCGCCTGAAAAACGTGGGCGTCGCTATCGCCGAATCTTTTTCCAGCCATAATCCTTTCTGA
- a CDS encoding Bcr/CflA family multidrug efflux MFS transporter, with translation MSRKQNSSVGIIVILGLLAMLMPLSIDMYLPALPMIAQGFNVPAGSAQMTLSTYILGFAIGQIFYGPMADSLGRKPVVLGGTLVFALAAIACALSQTIDQLIWMRFLHGLAAAAASVVINALMRDIYPKEEFSRMMSFVMLITTIAPLVAPMIGGAVLVWYSWHTIFWILAAAALLASAMIFFFIHETLAPEMRQKFNLRTTAGNFATLFRHKRVLSYMLASGFSFAGMFSFLSAGPFVYIELNHVSPQHFGYYFALNVVFLFFMTMINSRFVRRVGAINMFRTGLYIQFAMAVWLVISSQLGFGFWAMVLGVAVFISCVSLVSSNAMAVILDEFPHMAGTASSLAGTFRFGIGALTGALLSVATFNTAWPMIWSIAICATASVLFYFYASKARHSKD, from the coding sequence TTGAGCCGTAAACAGAACTCTTCTGTCGGTATTATCGTTATCCTTGGCCTGCTGGCGATGCTGATGCCGCTGTCCATTGATATGTACTTACCGGCGCTGCCGATGATAGCCCAGGGATTTAATGTCCCGGCGGGCAGCGCACAAATGACCCTCAGTACCTATATTCTGGGTTTTGCCATCGGGCAGATCTTCTACGGGCCGATGGCCGATAGTCTTGGGCGTAAGCCGGTGGTGCTGGGTGGCACGCTGGTGTTCGCGCTGGCGGCAATTGCCTGTGCGCTTTCACAGACTATCGATCAGCTAATTTGGATGCGTTTTCTGCACGGCCTTGCGGCCGCAGCGGCGAGCGTGGTGATCAACGCCCTGATGCGCGATATCTACCCGAAAGAAGAGTTCTCCCGGATGATGTCCTTCGTGATGTTGATTACCACCATTGCGCCGCTGGTGGCGCCAATGATCGGGGGGGCAGTGCTGGTGTGGTATAGCTGGCACACCATCTTCTGGATTCTGGCCGCCGCCGCGCTGCTGGCATCGGCGATGATTTTCTTCTTTATTCACGAAACGCTCGCCCCTGAAATGCGGCAGAAGTTTAATCTGCGCACCACGGCGGGCAATTTCGCCACGCTGTTCCGCCATAAGCGGGTGCTGAGCTATATGCTGGCCAGCGGTTTCAGCTTTGCCGGGATGTTCTCGTTCCTCAGCGCCGGGCCGTTCGTTTACATCGAATTGAATCATGTTTCGCCGCAGCACTTTGGTTACTACTTTGCGCTGAACGTCGTGTTCCTGTTCTTCATGACCATGATCAACAGCCGCTTTGTGCGTCGGGTTGGGGCGATCAACATGTTCCGTACCGGGCTGTACATTCAGTTCGCCATGGCGGTGTGGCTGGTGATCAGTAGTCAGCTGGGCTTTGGTTTCTGGGCGATGGTGCTTGGCGTGGCGGTGTTTATCAGCTGCGTGTCGCTGGTGTCATCCAATGCGATGGCGGTCATTCTGGATGAGTTTCCGCATATGGCCGGCACGGCGTCTTCGCTGGCCGGGACATTCCGCTTTGGCATTGGCGCGTTAACCGGGGCGCTGCTCTCGGTGGCCACCTTTAACACCGCGTGGCCGATGATCTGGTCCATTGCAATTTGTGCGACTGCCTCCGTGCTGTTTTACTTTTACGCCAGCAAAGCCCGCCACTCTAAAGATTGA
- the rsuA gene encoding 16S rRNA pseudouridine(516) synthase RsuA, translated as MRLDKFISQQLGISRAISGREIRANRVTIDGEVVRDASFKLLPEHQVAFDGNSLTQQHGPRYFMLNKPQGYVCSTDDPDHPTVLYFLDEPVAHKLHAAGRLDIDTTGLVLMTDDGQWSHRITSPRHHCEKTYLVTLESPVEEGTAEHFAKGVQLHNEKDLTKPAVLEVITPTEVRLTISEGRYHQVKRMFAAVGNHVVGLHRERIGDIALDPELAPGEYRPLTEQEIASVGMP; from the coding sequence ATGCGACTCGACAAATTTATCTCTCAGCAGCTCGGCATCAGCCGCGCTATTTCTGGCCGTGAAATCCGTGCTAACCGCGTCACCATTGACGGGGAAGTTGTGCGCGACGCCTCTTTTAAACTGCTGCCGGAACATCAGGTCGCGTTTGACGGTAATTCACTGACCCAGCAGCACGGCCCTCGCTACTTCATGCTGAACAAGCCGCAGGGGTACGTCTGTTCTACCGACGATCCCGATCACCCAACGGTGCTTTACTTCCTCGACGAGCCGGTGGCGCACAAGTTACATGCCGCGGGCCGTCTGGATATTGACACCACCGGCCTGGTACTGATGACAGACGACGGCCAGTGGTCACATCGCATTACCTCTCCGCGCCATCACTGCGAGAAAACCTATCTGGTGACGCTGGAATCACCGGTTGAAGAAGGCACGGCGGAACACTTCGCCAAAGGCGTTCAACTGCATAATGAAAAAGACCTCACCAAACCTGCCGTGCTGGAAGTGATTACGCCGACGGAAGTGCGTCTGACCATCAGCGAAGGCCGCTACCATCAGGTAAAGCGCATGTTTGCCGCCGTTGGCAATCATGTGGTTGGCCTGCACCGTGAGCGCATTGGCGACATCGCCCTGGATCCTGAACTGGCGCCAGGAGAGTACCGCCCGTTAACCGAACAGGAAATTGCCAGCGTCGGCATGCCCTAA